One Arcobacter sp. FWKO B genomic window, TTATAACTTTTGCTTTTATTTTTTTGCCAACTGCACCATATGGTTTCATATAACTTTGAGCTGCTGGTAAGAAATATTCTAAACCATCTTTATCAACTACTGAAAAACCGCCTCTTTTTTTAGACTCAGTAATTTTACCCTCAACTGTTAAATCTTCAAAATTTTCACCATATTTAGCTACAAATTCATCAAATTTTTGTCTTTGAAGTACATTTCTATAAGATATTGAAGGTCTTTCACCTCTATTACCCATCATCATCACTGGTAAAGTAGCACCAACATTAAATATAAGCTCACCTTTATCATTTGTGATCTCTTTTATATTTAAGATACCTTCAATTTTTTGACCAACATCAACTAAGACATTATCACCATTTATCTCAACAATAACACCATCAACTATAGCATTATTTTCACTGTTCTCAAAAGATTCATTGAGCATTTGCTCAAAAGACATTTCCTGAAAATCCATTTCTTGCTCAATATCTAATCTATCGATACCCATTTCTAACCCTTTATTTACCGTTTATTTTATGTGGCTTATATTTTACCACAAAGTTTCTTAAAATAAGTCTTGAGTTGATGTTTGTGAGTTGTGAGGAGAGGATAATAGGAGAAATAAATAAAATGGGAGTGCTAAATCTTGTTAGTTTTTTTCTAATTACAATTCACGCAATTTATCAACACACTTTTGTATAACCCAATCTGGTGTACTTGCTCCAGCAGTTATGCCACAAAGTTTTTTGTTTTTAAACCAATTTGGATTTATTTCGCTTTCATCTTCTATCAGATAACTATCAAAACAGTTTGTTTTACAGATATCAAGAAGTTGTTTTGTATTTGATGAGTTTTTGCCACCAATTACTATCATTATATCAGCTTCAAGGGAAAGCTCTCTTGCTGCTGCTTGATTTTCAAATGTAGCATCACAAATTGTATTAAATACTCTTACTTCTTTGTGTGTAAGCATAAGTTCATTTACAATTTTTAGATATTCATCTTTTTTTCTTGTAGTTTGTGCGACAGTTGCTATTTTGTCATTTTTGAATTTTATTGTTTTAAGTTCATCTGAGTTTAAAACTACATATACATCATCTCCATAGCTTTTTACCCCCTTTACTTCAGGATGGCTACTATCTCCAAAAATCACAATACTATAACCTTCAGATGACATTTTTTTTACTATATTTTGTGGAGTAGTTACAAAGGGGCATGTTGCATTTATAACTTTAGCTTCTTTTTGTTTTAAGGTATGCAAATCATTTTTAGGTATACCATGGGTTCTTATTATAACTGTATCACCATTATTTACATCATCAATATTTTCATAAAGTCCAACATTGTTTTCATTTTTGAGCCTGTCTATCTCTTTTTGGTTATGAATTAGTGGACCCATTGTAAAAGAGTTTTGGTGTTCACTAGCTATTTGAATAGCTCTTTTTACACCAAAACAAAAACCATATGATGAAGCTAATTTTATTTCCATTGATTACCTTAGAGAGTTTAGTAGTTCCTCAAAGTTAGGAAATGAAGTCATAATACACTCAGTATCTTCTATTTCCATACCACATAATAATCCCGCTATTGCAAAACTCATTGCAATTCTGTGATCCCCATGAGAGTCAATTACAGCACTTGAAAGTTTACCACCTGTGATTGTATATCCATCTTCAAACTCACTACATGTGATTTTACATTTTTGCAAGTTTGTAATTACAGAGCTTATTCTATCACTCTCTTTTACTCGCAGTTCTTTTGCATTCTTTACAGTACTTGTACCAGATGCTTGCGACATAGCAATAGATAATGCTGGTAATTCATCTATTAGCCAAGCTATATTTTCACTAACTTCAATACCATTTAGTTGATTGTGTGATATTTTTATATCACCAATTGGTTCATATACATTTGAATGTTCGATAAACTCTACGATTGCTCCCATTTTTTGTAAAACTTTGTAGGCTTCAATTCTTGTAGGATTTAGTGTAACGCTTTTGATAACAACTTTTGCATTTGGAATAATAGCTGCTGCAACTGCAAAGAAAAAACCACTTGATGGATCAGCTGGAACTGTTATATCAAGAGGTTTTAGAGTTCCTTTAAGTGGATGTATTTCTATATATCCATCATCATTTGTA contains:
- a CDS encoding 4-hydroxy-3-methylbut-2-enyl diphosphate reductase; the encoded protein is MEIKLASSYGFCFGVKRAIQIASEHQNSFTMGPLIHNQKEIDRLKNENNVGLYENIDDVNNGDTVIIRTHGIPKNDLHTLKQKEAKVINATCPFVTTPQNIVKKMSSEGYSIVIFGDSSHPEVKGVKSYGDDVYVVLNSDELKTIKFKNDKIATVAQTTRKKDEYLKIVNELMLTHKEVRVFNTICDATFENQAAARELSLEADIMIVIGGKNSSNTKQLLDICKTNCFDSYLIEDESEINPNWFKNKKLCGITAGASTPDWVIQKCVDKLREL
- the aroA gene encoding 3-phosphoshikimate 1-carboxyvinyltransferase; protein product: MIVNPLSKPFDTQISDIASDKSISHRSAMFCLFSDKPSHIKNFLMAEDTLNTLNIVKSFGVTVEQTGKADFILTPPAQIKEPDNILDCGNSGTGMRLFCGLLASFEGSFVLTGDKYLRNRPMARVTKPLKSIGAMIDGREFGNKAPLHIRGSVLKAFRYVSPIDSAQVKSALILAALKGDGVSYYKEEKLSRDHTERMLNGMGANISTNDDGYIEIHPLKGTLKPLDITVPADPSSGFFFAVAAAIIPNAKVVIKSVTLNPTRIEAYKVLQKMGAIVEFIEHSNVYEPIGDIKISHNQLNGIEVSENIAWLIDELPALSIAMSQASGTSTVKNAKELRVKESDRISSVITNLQKCKITCSEFEDGYTITGGKLSSAVIDSHGDHRIAMSFAIAGLLCGMEIEDTECIMTSFPNFEELLNSLR